Proteins found in one Saccharomyces cerevisiae S288C chromosome III, complete sequence genomic segment:
- the STP22 gene encoding ubiquitin-binding ESCRT-I subunit protein STP22 (Component of the ESCRT-I complex; ESCRT-I is involved in ubiquitin-dependent sorting of proteins into the endosome; prevents polyubiquitination of the arrestin-related protein Rim8p, thereby directing its monoubiquitination by Rsp5p; homologous to the mouse and human Tsg101 tumor susceptibility gene; mutants exhibit a Class E Vps phenotype), translating to MSANGKISVPEAVVNWLFKVIQPIYNDGRTTFHDSLALLDNFHSLRPRTRVFTHSDGTPQLLLSIYGTISTGEDGSSPHSIPVIMWVPSMYPVKPPFISINLENFDMNTISSSLPIQEYIDSNGWIALPILHCWDPAAMNLIMVVQELMSLLHEPPQDQAPSLPPKPNTQLQQEQNTPPLPPKPKSPHLKPPLPPPPPPQPASNALDLMDMDNTDISPTNHHEMLQNLQTVVNELYREDVDYVADKILTRQTVMQESIARFHEIIAIDKNHLRAVEQAIEQTMHSLNAQIDVLTANRAKVQQFSSTSHVDDEDVNSIAVAKTDGLNQLYNLVAQDYALTDTIECLSRMLHRGTIPLDTFVKQGRELARQQFLVRWHIQRITSPLS from the coding sequence ATGTCTGCAAACGGCAAGATCTCTGTTCCCGAGGCGGTGGTCAATTGGCTGTTCAAAGTCATTCAACCCATTTATAACGACGGAAGAACAACTTTCCACGATTCTTTAGCGCTGCTGGACAATTTTCACAGTTTAAGGCCAAGAACAAGGGTATTTACGCACTCTGACGGCACTCCACAACTACTGTTGTCCATATATGGTACCATTAGTACTGGTGAGGATGGTTCATCTCCTCACAGTATTCCTGTGATCATGTGGGTACCCAGTATGTACCCGGTAAAACCTCCCTTTATAAGTATAAACTTGGAAAATTTCGACATGAACACCATCAGTAGTTCCTTGCCCATTCAAGAATACATCGACTCCAATGGGTGGATTGCGCTGCCCATACTCCACTGCTGGGATCCTGCCGCGATGAACCTTATAATGGTCGTACAAGAATTAATGAGTCTCTTACACGAGCCGCCACAAGATCAGGCGCCCAGTCTACCCCCTAAGCCCAATACGCAGCTCCAGCAGGAGCAGAATACTCCCCCACTGCCCCCAAAGCCCAAGTCTCCACACCTAAAACCGCCATTGCCTCCACCTCCACCACCTCAACCGGCATCTAACGCACTCGACCTTATGGACATGGACAACACGGATATCTCCCCAACCAACCATCATGAAATGCTACAAAATCTACAAACCGTAGTCAATGAGTTATACAGAGAGGATGTGGACTATGTAGCGGACAAGATACTGACGAGACAGACCGTCATGCAAGAATCAATTGCCAGATTCCATGAAATAATCGCCATCGACAAGAACCATTTACGAGCCGTTGAGCAGGCTATTGAGCAGACCATGCACTCGCTAAACGCACAGATAGACGTCCTGACCGCAAATAGGGCCAAAGTCCAACAGTTTAGCTCAACTTCGCATGTGGATGACGAGGACGTGAACTCCATAGCAGTGGCCAAAACAGATGGACTCAATCAACTATACAACCTCGTTGCCCAGGACTACGCTCTCACGGACACCATTGAGTGCTTATCTAGGATGCTGCACCGTGGCACCATTCCCCTCGATACTTTTGTCAAGCAAGGTCGTGAATTAGCACGCCAGCAATTCCTTGTGCGATGGCACATCCAACGAATCACCTCACCGTTATCGTGA
- the VMA9 gene encoding H(+)-transporting V0 sector ATPase subunit e (Vacuolar H+ ATPase subunit e of the V-ATPase V0 subcomplex; essential for vacuolar acidification; interacts with the V-ATPase assembly factor Vma21p in the ER; involved in V0 biogenesis), with product MSSFYTVVGVFIVVSAMSVLFWIMAPKNNQAVWRSTVILTLAMMFLMWAITFLCQLHPLVAPRRSDLRPEFAE from the exons ATGAGTAGTTT CTATACTGTTGTTGGTGTATTCATAGTGGTTAGTGCCATGTCCGTGCTGTTCTGGATAATGGCTCCAAAGAACAACCAAGC TGTTTGGAGAAGTACAGTGATTTTGACATTGGCCATGATGTTTTTGATGTGGGCCATTACGTTCCTTTGCCAGCTCCATCCCTTGGTGGCTCCACGCCGTTCAGATTTGAGACCTGAATTTGCAGAATAA
- the LDB16 gene encoding Ldb16p (Protein involved in lipid droplet (LD) assembly; forms a complex with Sei1p at ER-LD contact sites, stabilizing contact sites; ensures that LDs bud from the ER towards the cytosolic side of the membrane; null mutants have decreased net negative cell surface charge and localized accumulation of phosphatidic acid (PA) marker proteins; GFP-fusion protein expression is induced in response to MMS; null mutant can be complemented by the human seipin, BSCL2): MFVVDWSVQLCMGVISPLFRALVQLPLSIFVWNGFQLVALPINIPLRLFLGTSLSRLVAQTSTLDFYVVLTLFQYFAVLCAFGSIIGLIFGFILGVFHSICGVPSVYISLEWKRWFAPIRTVLERASTSIVNIMRGQTIAPIPMPKPNPTHISKPNMKKFHDEPGADDMTITHDVNCYITPCQTPTNEKIQHYNNDSFNTTTTDDEPTDIWDRSDTYQNSFVTNETLMSLSNRAKLRRNASDADIVNIKILRRNSR, translated from the coding sequence ATGTTTGTGGTGGATTGGAGCGTGCAGCTATGCATGGGAGTGATTTCACCTCTCTTCCGTGCCCTCGTGCAACTgcctttatcaattttCGTATGGAATGGGTTTCAGCTTGTGGCATTGCCTATCAACATCCCATTGAGGTTGTTCCTGGGGACGTCGCTGAGCCGTTTAGTTGCACAAACAAGCACATTAGACTTCTATGTGGTTTTGACGTTGtttcaatattttgctGTGCTTTGTGCTTTTGGCAGCATCATAGGACTCATCTTTGGATTTATATTGGGTGTGTTCCACTCAATCTGCGGGGTACCCAGTGTATACATAAGTCTAGAATGGAAACGGTGGTTTGCTCCGATACGTACGGTCCTTGAACGTGCTTCCACTAGTATTGTCAACATTATGCGAGGACAAACTATTGCGCCAATACCCATGCCTAAGCCCAATCCCACGCATATATCAAAGCCTaacatgaaaaaattccatGATGAGCCTGGAGCTGATGATATGACTATAACGCATGATGTGAACTGCTACATCACCCCTTGCCAAACGCCTACTAACGAAAAAATTCAGCATTATAATAATGATTCATTCAACACGACCACCACAGACGATGAACCCACTGATATTTGGGATAGGTCTGACACTTACCAAAACTCATTCGTCACCAATGAAACTTTGATGTCTCTTTCTAATAGAGCTAAGCTTCGAAGAAATGCCAGTGATGCGGACATCGTTAATATAAAGATTTTACGAAGGAATTCTAGGTGA
- the PGS1 gene encoding CDP-diacylglycerol--glycerol-3-phosphate 3-phosphatidyltransferase (Phosphatidylglycerolphosphate synthase; catalyzes the synthesis of phosphatidylglycerolphosphate from CDP-diacylglycerol and sn-glycerol 3-phosphate in the first committed and rate-limiting step of cardiolipin biosynthesis) codes for MTTRLLQLTRPHYRLLSLPLQKPFNIKRQMSAANPSPFGNYLNTITKSLQQNLQTCFHFQAKEIDIIESPSQFYDLLKTKILNSQNRIFIASLYLGKSETELVDCISQALTKNPKLKVSFLLDGLRGTRELPSACSATLLSSLVAKYGSERVDCRLYKTPAYHGWKKVLVPKRFNEGLGLQHMKIYGFDNEVILSGANLSNDYFTNRQDRYYLFKSRNFSNYYFKLHQLISSFSYQIIKPMVDGSINIIWPDSNPTVEPTKNKRLFLREASQLLDGFLKSSKQSLPITAVGQFSTLVYPISQFTPLFPKYNDKSTEKRTILSLLSTITSNAISWTFTAGYFNILPDIKAKLLATPVAEANVITASPFANGFYQSKGVSSNLPGAYLYLSKKFLQDVCRYRQDHAITLREWQRGVVNKPNGWSYHAKGIWLSARDKNDANNWKPFITVIGSSNYTRRAYSLDLESNALIITRDEELRKKMKAELDNLLQYTKPVTLEDFQSDPERHVGTGVKIATSILGKKL; via the coding sequence ATGACGACTCGTTTGCTCCAACTCACTCGTCCTCATTACAGATTATTATCCCTACCTCTCCAGAAACCCTTCAATATAAAAAGGCAGATGTCCGCTGCGAACCCTTCTCCATTTGGCAATTATTTGAACACGATCACTAAGTCCCTACAACAGAATTTACAAACATGCTTTCATTTCCAAGCAAAAGAAATCGATATAATCGAATCTCCATCTCAGTTTTACGATCTCTTGAAGACAAAAATACTTAATTCACAAAATAGAATATTCATTGCGTCTCTGTATTTAGGCAAAAGCGAGACTGAGTTGGTGGACTGCATATCCCAGGCATTGACCAAGAACCCCAAGTtgaaagtttcttttctacTTGATGGCCTTCGAGGAACAAGAGAATTGCCTTCCGCCTGTTCCGCCACTTTATTATCGTCTTTAGTAGCCAAATATGGGTCAGAGAGAGTGGATTGCCGATTGTACAAGACGCCTGCTTATCATGGTTGGAAAAAAGTCTTGGTTCCCAAGAGATTTAATGAAGGTTTAGGCTTACAACATATGAAAATATATGGGTTTGATAACGAGGTCATTCTTTCGGGAGCCAACCTTTCGAACGACTATTTCACCAACAGACAAGATAGATACTATCTCTTTAAATCTCGAAACTTCTCCAACTATTATTTTAAATTACATCAACTCATAAGTTCCTTCAGTTATCAGATTATAAAGCCAATGGTGGATGGTAGCATCAACATCATTTGGCCAGATTCGAATCCTACTGTTGAACCGacgaaaaataaaaggcTGTTTTTAAGGGAAGCATCTCAATTACTAGATGGCTTTTTAAAGAGTTCTAAACAAAGCCTCCCGATTACTGCCGTGGGTCAATTCTCCACATTAGTTTACCCAATTTCTCAATTCACTCCACTTTTTCCCAAATATAATGACAAATCGACcgaaaaaagaacaatatTGTCATTGCTTTCCACTATAACAAGCAATGCCATTTCTTGGACGTTCACTGCAGGATACTTCAATATTTTGCCAGACATCAAAGCAAAACTGCTGGCAACGCCGGTTGCTGAGGCAAATGTAATAACAGCTTCCCCCTTTGCAAACGGCTTTTACCAATCAAAGGGCGTCTCATCAAATTTACCTGGTGCTTACTTGTACCtgtcaaaaaaatttctacaAGATGTATGTAGGTACAGACAAGATCATGCTATTACATTAAGAGAATGGCAAAGAGGCGTAGTAAATAAGCCGAATGGTTGGTCATATCACGCAAAAGGTATTTGGCTTTCCGCTCGTGATAAAAATGATGCTAACAATTGGAAACCCTTTATCACGGTTATAGGATCTTCAAACTATACGAGAAGGGCGTATTCATTAGATTTGGAATCGAATGCTCTCATTATTACAAGAGATGAAGAgctaagaaaaaaaatgaaagcaGAGTTAGATAATTTATTACAATATACAAAACCTGTAACTCTAGAAGACTTTCAATCAGACCCAGAAAGACATGTTGGCACTGGTGTAAAGATAGCTACCTCCATTTTGGGTAAAAAACTTTAG
- a CDS encoding uncharacterized protein (hypothetical protein; YCL002C is not an essential gene), translated as MLVIVLQGLAGFLSIIAILCQKRYNKLHRSIYGLSYDLFLLDFVGNGLYLYCALHYCYSSLVREQLSQRFPLFYPLNDARSIPISSFLILKDFCVSCCCMMVLRQLYYYRSTKHIYQGISITSIIIISVFLVLGIFTYGCSISNLPLKNSGKFGVFYLEHINYLWVMANLLKCFKYVPQMSINWMGCSTVGLSSKFALISFLAESIDLLGRLVIPTNALFYEIPFNSTPFWVKLIQFVTLLVILCQVQYVYVGRKPRLPKGKL; from the exons ATGCTTGTTATTGTTCTGCAGGGCTTGGCAGGTTTTTTATCA ATCATCGCCATTCTATGTCAAAAGCGCTATAATAAACTTCATCGATCTATTTACGGGCTTTCATATGATTTATTTCTGCTAGATTTTGTTGGTAATGGTCTGTACTTGTATTGCGCGTTGCATTATTGTTATTCATCTCTGGTGAGGGAACAACTGTCTCAAAGATTCCCACTTTTTTATCCGTTGAATGATGCCCGTAGTATACCTATATCCAGTTTCCTCATTCTAAAAGATTTTTGCGTTTCCTGTTGCTGCATGATGGTTTTAAGGCAGTTATACTATTATAGGTCAACTAAACATATTTATCAGGGCATTTCCATTACTTCCATAATAATTATAAGTGTGTTCCTTGTATTAGGCATATTTACATATGGCTGTTCCATCTCTAATTTAccgttgaaaaattcaggTAAATTTGGCGTTTTCTATTTGGAACACATAAATTATTTGTGGGTAATGGCAAATCTGCTTAAATGTTTCAAGTATGTGCCTCAAATGAGTATAAACTGGATGGGATGCTCAACAGTAGGTTTATCATCAAAGTTTGCATTGATATCATTTTTGGCTGAATCTATCGATTTATTAGGTAGACTGGTAATACCGACCAATGCATTGTTTTACGAGATACCATTTAATTCAACGCCCTTTTGGGTAAAATTGATACAATTTGTCACCTTATTGGTCATACTTTGTCAAGTTCAGTATGTTTACGTAGGACGGAAACCACGGTTGccaaaaggaaaactaTAA
- the RER1 gene encoding protein retrieval receptor (Protein involved in retention of membrane proteins; including Sec12p, in the ER; localized to Golgi; functions as a retrieval receptor in returning membrane proteins to the ER), with product MDYDSSDTMNGGSSNPLITKMNTMKLLYQHYLDKVTPHAKERWAVLGGLLCLFMVRITMAEGWYVICYGLGLFLLNQFLAFLTPKFDMSLQQDEENNELEAGEKSEEFRPFIRRLPEFKFWYNSIRATVISLLLSLFSIFDIPVFWPILLMYFILLFFLTMRRQIQHMIKYRYIPLDIGKKKYSHSSN from the coding sequence ATGGATTACGATAGCTCTGATACAATGAACGGTGGTTCAAGTAACCCCTTAATCACTAAGATGAATacaatgaaattattataTCAACACTATTTGGATAAAGTCACTCCTCACGCTAAGGAGAGGTGGGCTGTATTGGGTGGTTTGTTATGTTTGTTTATGGTTCGTATTACAATGGCCGAAGGCTGGTATGTGATTTGTTATGGTCTAGGtctatttttattgaatcaATTTTTAGCCTTTTTGACCCCAAAATTCGATATGTCCTTACAgcaagatgaagaaaacaacgAATTGGAAGCTGGAGAAAAATCAGAAGAATTCCGTCCATTCATCAGAAGATTACCAGAGTTCAAATTCTGGTATAACAGCATTAGAGCCACTGTCATTTCCCTCTTGTTGTCGCTATTTTCAATCTTCGATATTCCAGTATTTTGGCCCATCTTATTGATGTATTTcatattattgttttttttaactaTGAGAAGGCAGATTCAACATATGATAaaatatagatatatacCCTTAGATATCGGTAAGAAGAAATATTCTCATTCTTCTAACTGA
- a CDS encoding uncharacterized protein (hypothetical protein; YCL001W-A gene has similarity to DOM34 and is present in a region duplicated between chromosomes XIV and III): MTFLQFINNNRQEGQGYISEKLFKTKKNEMIRKTVTNLVAVRLKNLSHEFDVIENYLRYIASTSEHLFTAIKRHFNKCARKLLKEAIDSKSNSETATVVLQEGFSGICLLKASSIILKLKLKFPKKKDRTDISKLCDKKERMTQWLEISILMN, from the coding sequence ATGACCTTTTTAcaatttatcaataataatagaCAAGAAGGACAAGGTTATATttcagaaaaattattcaaaactAAGAAGAATGAGATGATAAGAAAAACAGTTACCAATTTAGTAGCTGTAAGATTAAAAAACTTATCCCACGAATTTGATGTAATAGAGAATTATCTGCGCTATATAGCTAGCACCAGTGAACATCTATTTACTGCTATTAAGCGCCACTTTAACAAATGTGCcagaaaacttttgaaagaagcAATCGACTCCAAATCAAACTCAGAAACTGCTACGGTGGTTCTGCAAGAAGGATTTTCTGGCATTTGCTTATTGAAAGCGTCTTCAATTATATTAAAACTAAAATTGAAGtttccaaaaaagaaagatagAACTGATATTAGCAAATTGTGTGACAAGAAAGAACGGATGACACAGTGGttagaaatttcaattttgatgaactga
- a CDS encoding uncharacterized protein (hypothetical protein; present in a region duplicated between chromosomes XIV and III; YCL001W-B has a paralog, DOM34, that arose from the whole genome duplication), with protein sequence MDDFLEHLSKDDNKAWYGAEETERAAKLDAIETLLITDSVLKRNDVKKREKYLDLIENSGNNNGKIFVLSTSKITVSNLTNQQI encoded by the coding sequence ATGGACGATTTCCTTGAACATTTGAGCAAAGACGATAACAAAGCATGGTATGGCGCGGAAGAAACCGAGAGAGCTGCAAAATTAGATGCAATAGAAACACTACTTATTACAGATAGTGTACTAAAAAGGAACGACGTGAAAAAACGTGAAAAATACCTAGACCTAATAGAGAATAGTGGAAACAACAATGGCAAAATATTCGTACTCAGTACTTCAAAAATCACAGTGAGCAACTTGACAAACCAACAGATATAG
- a CDS encoding uncharacterized protein (hypothetical protein; conserved among S. cerevisiae strains; YCR001W is not an essential gene): protein MLYLLKKLKHIDSYGESNLSMFYLKFYCPWKLCPLLPILYGRNKSVQNAWSCHKLHRFIDFPTPSANMNFFFFIRVCYGTVSLFISTFLKKISFFIYVNFTVYF, encoded by the coding sequence ATGTTATATcttctgaagaaattgaaacatATTGATTCTTATGGTGAGAGCAATTTATCAATGTTTTATCTTAAGTTCTACTGCCCTTGGAAATTATGTCCTTTGCTTCCCATTTTATATGGAAGAAACAAATCAGTACAAAATGCTTGGTCATGTCATAAGCTTCATCGATTTATTGACTTCCCAACTCCTTCGGCTaatatgaatttttttttctttataagAGTTTGCTATGGAACTGTCTCGCTGTTTATTTCAACGtttctaaagaaaatatccttttttatttatgtGAACTTCACTGTATACTTTTAG
- the CDC10 gene encoding septin CDC10 (Component of the septin ring, required for cytokinesis; septins are GTP-binding proteins that assemble into rod-like hetero-oligomers that can associate to form filaments; septin rings at the mother-bud neck act as scaffolds for recruiting cell division factors and as barriers to prevent diffusion of specific proteins between mother and daughter cells; N-terminus interacts with phosphatidylinositol-4,5-bisphosphate; protein abundance increases under DNA damage stress) → MDPLSSVQPASYVGFDTITNQIEHRLLKKGFQFNIMVVGQSGLGKSTLINTLFASHLIDSATGDDISALPVTKTTEMKISTHTLVEDRVRLNINVIDTPGFGDFIDNSKAWEPIVKYIKEQHSQYLRKELTAQRERFITDTRVHAILYFLQPNGKELSRLDVEALKRLTEIANVIPVIGKSDTLTLDERTEFRELIQNEFEKYNFKIYPYDSEELTDEELELNRSVRSIIPFAVVGSENEIEINGETFRGRKTRWSAINVEDINQCDFVYLREFLIRTHLQDLIETTSYIHYEGFRARQLIALKENANSRSSAHMSSNAIQR, encoded by the coding sequence atGGATCCTCTCAGCTCAGTACAGCCTGCTTCTTATGTTGGTTTTGATACCATCACGAATCAGATCGAACATCGTCTGTTGAAGAAAGGTTTTCAATTTAATATAATGGTTGTTGGCCAATCCGGATTGGGTAAAAGTACTCTAATAAATACGTTATTTGCCTCACATTTGATTGATTCTGCTACTGGTGATGATATTTCTGCCCTGCCTGTTACAAAAACAActgaaatgaaaatttctACTCATACTCTTGTGGAGGACCGCGTTCGCTTGAATATTAATGTTATAGATACACCTGGATTTGGTGACTTTATTGACAATTCTAAAGCTTGGGAGCCTATTGTGAAGTACATTAAGGAACAACATTCTCAATACTTACGTAAAGAATTGACAGCCCAACGTGAAAGGTTTATTACTGATACAAGAGTTCATGCAATTCTTTATTTCCTGCAACCAAATGGAAAGGAGTTGAGCCGCCTTGACGTTGAAGCCTTGAAAAGATTGACAGAAATAGCAAATGTTATACCAGTTATTGGCAAGTCGGATACATTGACTTTAGATGAAAGAACGGAGTTTAGGGAGCTTATTCAAAATGAATTCGAAAAATACAATTTCAAGATTTATCCTTATGATTCGGAAGAACTAACTGACGAGGAATTAGAACTAAACAGAAGTGTTAGATCTATCATTCCGTTTGCAGTGGTTGGTTCTGAGAATGAGATTGAAATAAACGGTGAAACCTTCAGGGGAAGAAAAACTCGTTGGAGCGCTATTAATGTTGAGGATATCAACCAGTGTGATTTTGTATATTTAAGGGAATTTTTGATTCGAACTCATCTCCAAGACTTAATCGAAACAACTTCCTACATTCATTATGAAGGGTTCAGAGCAAGACAATTAATTGccttgaaagaaaatgcGAATAGTCGTTCCTCAGCTCATATGTCTAGCAACGCCATTCAACGTTGA
- the MRPL32 gene encoding mitochondrial 54S ribosomal protein bL32m MRPL32 (Mitochondrial ribosomal protein of the large subunit; protein abundance increases in response to DNA replication stress) gives MNSLIFGKQLAFHKIVPTTAIGWLVPLGNPSLQIPGQKQLGSIHRWLREKLQQDHKDTEDKDFFSNNGILLAVPKKKVSHQKKRQKLYGPGKKQLKMIHHLNKCPSCGHYKRANTLCMYCVGQISHIWKTHTAKEEIKPRQEEELSELDQRVLYPGRRDTKYTKDLKDKDNYLERRVRTLKKD, from the coding sequence AtgaattctttgatttttggTAAACAATTAGCATTTCACAAAATTGTGCCTACCACTGCAATTGGGTGGTTGGTACCGCTAGGAAATCCTTCACTGCAGATTCCAGGCCAAAAACAACTGGGATCTATCCACCGTTGGTTGAGAGAAAAGCTACAACAAGATCATAAGGACACTGAAgataaagattttttctctaataATGGTATTCTACTAGCAGttcctaaaaaaaaagtatcacaccaaaaaaaaaggcaaaaacTTTACGGTCCAGGTAAGAAGCAATTGAAGATGATTCACCATTTGAATAAGTGCCCATCATGCGGCCATTATAAGAGAGCCAATACACTGTGTATGTATTGTGTTGGACAAATAAGTCATATATGGAAAACGCATACcgctaaagaagaaattaagcCGAGACAAGAGGAGGAACTTTCCGAACTAGACCAAAGAGTCCTATATCCTGGTAGAAGAGATACCAAATATACCAAGGATTTGAAAGATAAAGATAACTATTTGGAACGTCGCGTTCGGACTTTAAAAAAGGACTAG
- the YCP4 gene encoding flavodoxin-like fold family protein (hypothetical protein; has sequence and structural similarity to flavodoxins; predicted to be palmitoylated; the authentic, non-tagged protein is detected in highly purified mitochondria in high-throughput studies) — protein MVKIAIITYSTYGHIDVLAQAVKKGVEAAGGKADIYRVEETLPDEVLTKMNAPQKPEDIPVATEKTLLEYDAFLFGVPTRFGNLPAQWSAFWDKTGGLWAKGSLNGKAAGIFVSTSSYGGGQESTVKACLSYLAHHGIIFLPLGYKNSFAELASIEEVHGGSPWGAGTLAGPDGSRTASPLELRIAEIQGKTFYETAKKLFPAKEAKPSTEKKTTTSDAAKRQTKPAAATTAEKKEDKGLLSCCTVM, from the coding sequence ATGGTAAAGATTGCGATAATTACTTACTCTACCTACGGGCACATAGACGTTTTAGCCCAAGCTGTTAAGAAAGGTGTGGAGGCAGCTGGTGGTAAAGCTGATATATACAGGGTCGAGGAAACTTTACCTGATGAAGTCCTCACCAAGATGAACGCTCCTCAGAAACCTGAAGATATTCCTGTTGCCACTGAGAAAACGTTGCTCGAATATGACGCCTTTTTGTTCGGTGTTCCAACTAGGTTTGGTAATTTGCCGGCTCAATGGTCCGCCTTTTGGGATAAAACCGGTGGATTATGGGCCAAGGGCTCTTTGAACGGCAAAGCTGCGGGGATATTCGTTAGTACTTCCAGTTACGGAGGTGGTCAAGAAAGTACCGTTAAAGCCTGTTTGTCTTATTTAGCTCATCACGGAATTATCTTTTTACCACTGGGTTATAAGAATTCATTTGCTGAGTTAGCCAGTATAGAAGAGGTACACGGTGGCTCTCCATGGGGTGCTGGTACCCTTGCAGGACCTGACGGCTCAAGAACTGCGTCTCCACTTGAATTGAGAATTGCTGAAATTCAAGGTAAAACATTCTACGAAACCGCCAAAAAACTTTTCCCTGCAAAAGAAGCCAAGCCCTCCACTGAAAAGAAGACCACTACTTCTGATGCGGCTAAGAGACAAACTAAACCTGCAGCAGCTACAACTgcagaaaagaaggagGACAAAGGATTATTATCCTGCTGTACTGTCATGTAA